One genomic segment of Pedobacter endophyticus includes these proteins:
- a CDS encoding GAF domain-containing protein gives MNTNVIKIHKNECIGCQVESSLSFRPLVEYLKDRLKTEKSVKSEFYRFLLQKIEKDEMLLNSISAEELSKYKDTLELIFTILTPLMGDEEDLFWALSTPIPDEIFFSTNAFYKFFKDHDPKNKVNKDGEPVEKKQLKFIYNIILDRFYNFTSVLRNEIIYGHINEENKLTQYYNIQTDTRFVNIKHKGDLPEINFEELGRYFQDDNELEYLIDNLPLNNFCFEGFSIISITDVTLQHSIDGIRDALVNHNYQSEAYTHVIQALKSLSGDGNLQFGLMPFLTVNDKLVFDNQEFSQSMLINSAKASNLEEEVFYSLVDKYKENPRAIFVSSINDDQISKDPFLRVLKAAGVCSYSVLPVYYNMQLAGVLEVYSDHEVVVDDKLLSRLRPAMPLIGQLFQYSIEEFDAKMDEVLMDKFTALQPSVQWKFNEAVWHFLQQKNNNSKIKEIETVTFRHMYPLFGAIDIRNSTTERNKALKEDLNVLLNSLITALTAIRKTVTLELTDKLLFNCKDWIERIGSFASSNEENQLNEFLELEVYPFLSIIKGNYPETGEIVNQYFEVIVPETGAAFANRRQLEISMQLINTEVSQYLEKSQSNLQASYPCYFAKFRTDGVEYDIYIGQEIAPEKPFDLLYLKNIRLWQLTSMVDIARLSKSLIGEMPRPLETTQLIFIHSNAIDISFRNDERRFDVEGAYNIRYEVVKKRIDKVLIKGTSERLTQPHKIAMVYFNPDEAKEYLEYIKYMQVQGYLSDDLEHLELDELQGVSGLKALRVGVKYVDGKESAKKLEPKELKSIEKEIAKMLQS, from the coding sequence ATGAATACCAACGTAATAAAAATACATAAAAATGAATGTATAGGTTGCCAGGTAGAATCATCACTATCTTTTCGCCCCCTTGTGGAGTATTTAAAAGATAGATTGAAAACCGAGAAGTCAGTAAAATCAGAATTCTACAGGTTTTTACTTCAAAAAATTGAAAAAGATGAAATGCTTCTGAACAGCATCAGTGCAGAGGAATTATCGAAATACAAAGATACCTTAGAATTAATTTTTACGATACTTACGCCGCTAATGGGCGATGAGGAAGATTTGTTCTGGGCGTTAAGTACACCAATTCCTGATGAGATCTTTTTCAGTACAAATGCGTTCTATAAATTCTTCAAAGATCACGACCCTAAAAACAAGGTAAATAAAGATGGTGAGCCCGTTGAGAAAAAACAGCTCAAATTTATTTACAACATCATTTTAGATCGGTTCTATAATTTTACTTCCGTTTTAAGAAACGAAATTATTTATGGTCACATCAACGAAGAAAACAAGTTAACCCAATACTACAATATTCAAACCGATACCAGGTTTGTTAACATTAAGCATAAGGGAGATTTGCCCGAAATCAACTTTGAGGAGCTTGGGCGATATTTTCAAGACGATAACGAGTTAGAGTACCTTATAGATAACCTTCCCTTAAATAATTTTTGCTTCGAAGGCTTCAGTATTATATCCATTACCGATGTTACACTGCAACATTCTATCGACGGAATCCGCGATGCGTTAGTTAACCACAACTATCAATCTGAGGCTTATACACATGTTATACAGGCTTTAAAAAGCCTCAGCGGCGATGGCAATCTGCAGTTTGGCTTAATGCCTTTTTTAACCGTAAATGATAAACTTGTTTTCGATAATCAGGAGTTTTCGCAAAGCATGCTCATCAATTCGGCAAAAGCGTCAAACTTAGAAGAAGAAGTTTTTTACTCGCTCGTTGATAAATACAAGGAGAATCCGAGGGCAATTTTTGTAAGCTCCATTAACGATGATCAGATTTCAAAGGATCCTTTTTTAAGGGTGTTGAAAGCCGCCGGTGTTTGCTCATATTCGGTTTTACCCGTTTATTACAACATGCAATTGGCGGGCGTGCTGGAAGTGTATTCCGATCATGAAGTGGTAGTCGATGATAAACTATTGTCGCGGTTGCGTCCAGCAATGCCCCTAATTGGCCAGCTCTTCCAGTACAGCATTGAAGAGTTCGACGCGAAGATGGACGAGGTTTTAATGGATAAATTTACTGCCTTGCAACCTTCTGTTCAGTGGAAGTTTAACGAGGCTGTTTGGCATTTCCTGCAACAGAAAAACAACAACAGTAAAATTAAGGAAATTGAAACGGTAACATTCAGGCACATGTATCCGCTGTTCGGGGCTATCGACATTCGCAACTCTACAACTGAGCGCAATAAAGCCTTAAAAGAGGATTTAAACGTGTTGTTAAATAGCCTGATTACTGCATTAACGGCGATTAGAAAAACGGTTACTTTGGAGCTTACGGATAAATTGCTTTTTAACTGCAAAGACTGGATTGAACGAATCGGTAGTTTCGCATCCTCCAATGAGGAGAATCAGTTAAATGAGTTTTTAGAACTGGAAGTGTATCCGTTTCTGTCTATTATAAAGGGCAATTACCCTGAAACCGGAGAAATTGTTAATCAGTATTTTGAGGTAATTGTGCCCGAAACTGGAGCTGCATTTGCAAATAGAAGGCAGCTGGAAATTTCAATGCAGTTGATTAATACCGAGGTAAGCCAGTATCTCGAAAAATCGCAGTCGAACCTGCAGGCTTCTTATCCTTGCTATTTTGCAAAATTCAGAACCGATGGCGTCGAGTACGATATTTATATTGGGCAAGAGATTGCACCTGAGAAACCGTTCGATTTATTGTACTTAAAGAATATCCGTTTATGGCAATTAACATCCATGGTGGATATTGCTCGTTTATCTAAGAGTCTTATTGGCGAGATGCCGCGTCCGCTGGAGACCACCCAATTGATTTTTATTCACTCTAATGCTATCGACATCAGTTTTAGAAACGACGAACGCAGGTTTGATGTAGAAGGCGCCTATAACATCAGGTACGAAGTGGTGAAAAAACGTATTGACAAAGTTTTGATTAAGGGAACCAGCGAACGCTTAACGCAACCGCACAAAATTGCAATGGTTTATTTCAATCCTGATGAAGCTAAAGAATACCTTGAATATATCAAATATATGCAGGTTCAGGGCTACTTGAGCGATGATTTGGAACATCTTGAACTTGATGAGCTCCAAGGCGTTTCGGGGCTCAAAGCCTTGCGTGTTGGCGTAAAGTATGTTGATGGTAAAGAATCGGCAAAGAAATTAGAGCCAAAGGAGCTAAAATCTATCGAAAAGGAAATTGCTAAAATGCTGCAGAGTTAA
- a CDS encoding acetate/propionate family kinase, producing the protein MNILVINSGSSSLKYQLFKMPNQSPICSGLVERIGIEGAFIKHTSFKGGEKSVTEKSGSISDHAEGLRQVLFMLIDGKDAVIDSPDDIAAVGHRVVHGGEHFTGPTLITADVKAQIKKLFSLAPLHNPVNLNCIEVAEKTFPNSKQIAVFDTAFHQTIPVEAFRYAIPDQYYRQDGIRVYGFHGTSHKYVSEQAIKWLNKKQSKLISIHLGNGCSITAIKNGRSIDTSMGFGPLSGLVMGTRSGDIDPSVIFHLIEHAGYSLSQLSTLFNKQSGLLGVGGSSDMRDIRKLASDGNDEAILALTLYAYRIKKFIGAYAAILNGIDAIIFTAGVGENDSAMRAAVCSELDYLGLSLNADKNSSYTGGIMDVSADDAKTRILVIPTNEEYEIALQCYAMQG; encoded by the coding sequence ATGAATATTCTCGTAATCAATTCTGGAAGTAGTTCTCTAAAATACCAGCTTTTTAAAATGCCCAACCAATCGCCTATTTGTAGCGGTTTGGTAGAGCGAATCGGTATTGAGGGCGCTTTCATCAAACATACTTCTTTTAAAGGCGGCGAAAAATCGGTAACGGAGAAGTCTGGTTCCATTTCCGATCATGCTGAGGGATTAAGGCAAGTTCTGTTCATGCTTATCGATGGTAAAGACGCTGTTATCGATAGTCCCGATGATATCGCCGCAGTTGGCCATCGCGTGGTGCATGGTGGCGAGCATTTTACTGGCCCCACGCTAATTACCGCAGATGTTAAGGCGCAGATAAAGAAACTTTTTTCACTCGCTCCGTTGCACAATCCCGTCAACTTAAACTGCATTGAGGTGGCCGAAAAAACCTTTCCGAACAGTAAACAAATTGCTGTTTTTGACACCGCCTTTCACCAAACTATTCCTGTTGAAGCCTTCCGATACGCCATTCCCGATCAATATTATCGCCAAGATGGCATTCGGGTTTATGGGTTTCATGGTACGAGCCACAAATACGTTAGTGAGCAGGCAATAAAATGGCTAAATAAAAAGCAATCGAAACTCATCAGCATCCATCTGGGTAATGGTTGCAGCATTACTGCGATTAAAAATGGAAGATCAATTGATACGAGTATGGGCTTTGGGCCTTTAAGTGGCCTGGTAATGGGCACACGATCGGGCGACATTGACCCCTCAGTAATTTTTCACCTGATTGAACATGCGGGCTATTCCCTTTCGCAACTGAGCACGCTTTTTAATAAACAATCGGGGCTTTTGGGTGTTGGCGGATCAAGCGATATGCGAGATATTAGAAAGCTCGCATCGGATGGAAACGACGAAGCTATTTTAGCGCTGACACTTTATGCGTACCGAATTAAAAAATTTATAGGAGCGTACGCCGCAATATTAAATGGCATTGATGCCATCATTTTCACTGCCGGTGTGGGCGAAAACGATTCTGCAATGCGGGCGGCAGTTTGCAGCGAACTCGATTATCTTGGCCTCAGCTTAAATGCTGATAAAAACTCAAGCTACACTGGCGGCATTATGGATGTAAGTGCTGATGATGCCAAAACAAGAATTTTGGTCATCCCGACAAATGAAGAGTACGAAATTGCGCTTCAATGTTATGCCATGCAAGGTTAA
- the pta gene encoding phosphate acetyltransferase, producing the protein MTKNIFIASAEPYTGKSVIAFGMINMLLAKTKKVGYFKPIIAQEDPNMEDEHVKAMLDYFSLPVPYQDAFAFTRQDMLHHAEDSGAIINTIISKYKKLEDNYDFTVIEGSDFLGEGSAFEFESNALMAKNLGAPVLIVVSGKNKTASQLFKSAINIYRNFLLRDVQVLGVVANMVNPEEAERIKQALSNQLPPELLIAVIPIETGLQSPTMKEITAALEADVLFGADLMDNQVDNFVTGAMMLPNFLRHIKDNLLIVTPGDRGDIIIGSLQANLSANYPKIAGIVLTAGSLPDEPMIRLIEGLQTIIPIISVKKGTFETTTTIGAIHSKITIDNKKKIELAIDIFERHVDIKALDDKIITFSYQGITPHMFQYQLVKWARREKKHIVLPEGNDDRILKATEKLIAQDIVDITLLGDPVEIGNSIKRLGLNLDLDAIQILNPTHSQHYDNYVEELYELRKAKNVNMEMARDMMTDVSYFGTMMVYKGDADGMVSGAVHTTQHTIRPALQFVKTKPGVSVVSSIFFMCLPERVAIFGDCAVNPNPTAQQLAEIAISSAESSARFGIEPRIAMLSYSSGTSGEGEDVERVREATAIVRQRFPELKIEGPIQYDAAVDPVVGRQKLPNSEVAGRASVLIFPDLNTGNNTYKAVQRETGALAIGPMLQGLNKPINDLSRGCTVDDIFNTVVITAIQCQEI; encoded by the coding sequence ATGACTAAAAACATCTTTATTGCTTCCGCAGAACCTTACACCGGAAAATCAGTTATCGCCTTCGGCATGATTAACATGTTGCTGGCCAAAACAAAAAAGGTGGGTTATTTTAAGCCGATTATTGCGCAGGAAGACCCTAATATGGAAGATGAGCATGTAAAAGCGATGCTCGATTATTTCTCGTTGCCCGTACCCTATCAGGATGCCTTTGCGTTTACGCGGCAGGATATGTTGCACCATGCTGAAGATAGCGGCGCCATAATTAACACCATTATAAGCAAGTACAAGAAACTTGAAGATAACTATGATTTTACAGTAATTGAGGGCAGCGATTTTTTAGGCGAGGGAAGTGCGTTTGAGTTTGAATCGAATGCTTTAATGGCCAAAAACCTCGGCGCCCCTGTTCTTATCGTGGTTTCCGGAAAGAATAAAACTGCTAGTCAGCTTTTTAAATCGGCCATTAACATTTACCGCAACTTTTTGTTGAGGGATGTGCAGGTACTTGGTGTTGTGGCCAATATGGTTAACCCCGAAGAAGCGGAGCGGATTAAGCAAGCACTAAGCAACCAACTGCCGCCTGAGCTTTTGATTGCCGTAATACCCATAGAAACCGGTCTGCAAAGCCCCACAATGAAAGAAATTACCGCGGCATTAGAAGCCGACGTGTTATTTGGCGCCGACCTAATGGATAACCAGGTGGATAACTTTGTAACCGGTGCGATGATGTTGCCCAACTTTTTGCGGCACATTAAAGATAACCTGCTTATTGTTACGCCTGGCGATCGTGGCGACATCATTATTGGTTCGCTGCAAGCCAACCTTTCGGCCAATTACCCTAAAATTGCCGGCATTGTACTCACCGCCGGAAGTTTACCCGACGAACCAATGATCAGGCTGATAGAGGGCTTGCAAACAATTATCCCCATTATATCGGTAAAAAAAGGCACTTTCGAAACAACGACAACAATTGGCGCCATCCACTCGAAAATTACCATCGATAACAAGAAGAAAATTGAACTTGCCATCGATATTTTTGAGCGTCATGTTGATATTAAAGCACTCGACGATAAAATTATCACCTTTAGTTATCAGGGCATTACACCACACATGTTTCAATACCAACTGGTTAAGTGGGCCAGGCGGGAGAAAAAGCACATTGTTTTGCCCGAGGGAAACGACGACCGGATTTTAAAGGCTACCGAAAAACTCATCGCTCAGGATATTGTGGACATTACGCTGCTGGGCGATCCGGTTGAGATTGGCAATTCCATTAAACGCTTGGGCCTAAACCTCGATCTTGACGCGATTCAGATCCTTAATCCCACACATTCACAACATTACGATAATTACGTTGAGGAACTTTACGAACTCCGAAAAGCTAAAAACGTAAACATGGAAATGGCCCGGGATATGATGACTGACGTGTCGTATTTCGGCACCATGATGGTGTATAAAGGCGATGCCGACGGAATGGTTTCTGGTGCCGTTCATACCACCCAACATACCATTAGGCCAGCACTGCAGTTTGTAAAAACCAAGCCCGGCGTTTCGGTCGTTTCGTCGATATTTTTTATGTGCCTGCCAGAACGTGTGGCCATTTTTGGCGATTGTGCCGTTAACCCCAACCCTACTGCCCAGCAGTTGGCAGAAATTGCAATTTCATCGGCCGAAAGCAGCGCAAGGTTTGGTATTGAACCGCGTATTGCCATGCTTTCGTACTCATCCGGCACTTCAGGCGAAGGAGAAGATGTAGAACGGGTAAGAGAGGCCACGGCAATTGTTCGCCAACGGTTTCCCGAACTCAAAATTGAAGGGCCAATTCAATACGATGCGGCGGTTGACCCTGTTGTGGGCCGACAAAAACTGCCAAATTCAGAAGTTGCCGGGCGTGCCAGCGTACTGATTTTCCCCGATCTCAACACAGGAAACAATACGTATAAAGCCGTACAACGAGAAACGGGAGCTTTGGCCATCGGCCCAATGTTACAGGGGCTGAACAAGCCGATAAACGACCTGAGCCGGGGTTGTACTGTTGATGATATCTTTAATACGGTTGTAATTACAGCCATCCAATGTCAAGAAATTTAG
- a CDS encoding SDR family NAD(P)-dependent oxidoreductase has translation MSRFQDKVALVTGSSQGIGAACALRLAKDGCDIILNGHKFDERGQEVIDQIEALGRKATFVTADLSKAKEAMRLIDDAVATYGRLDILINNAGIEKNANFWEVTEEDYDLVMDTNLKGIFFSTQSFVKYCRQKNVPGVVINMSSVHEEIVFPHFAAYCASKGGLKMLTRNLATELAPFNIRVNNVAPGAVSTPINQALLSNKEQLEKVIQNIPLRRMGKVEDVASVVAFLASDEAAYVTGSTYFVDGGLTYHYEEQ, from the coding sequence ATGAGTCGTTTTCAGGATAAAGTTGCATTAGTTACAGGAAGCAGTCAGGGAATTGGCGCCGCTTGCGCTTTGCGGTTGGCAAAAGATGGTTGTGATATTATTTTAAATGGGCACAAGTTCGACGAACGGGGGCAGGAAGTAATTGATCAAATAGAAGCGCTAGGCAGAAAAGCCACATTTGTTACGGCGGATTTGAGTAAGGCCAAAGAAGCTATGCGGTTAATTGATGATGCGGTAGCTACTTATGGCCGCTTAGATATTTTGATCAATAATGCAGGAATTGAAAAAAACGCCAATTTTTGGGAAGTTACCGAAGAAGATTACGATTTGGTTATGGATACCAACTTGAAAGGCATTTTTTTTAGCACCCAATCATTTGTGAAATATTGCAGGCAAAAAAATGTGCCCGGGGTGGTCATTAATATGAGTTCTGTACACGAGGAAATCGTTTTCCCTCATTTTGCAGCTTACTGCGCAAGCAAAGGGGGGCTAAAAATGTTAACCCGCAATTTAGCCACGGAGCTGGCTCCATTTAACATCAGGGTAAATAACGTGGCGCCCGGGGCAGTGTCAACACCCATTAATCAGGCGCTGTTGAGCAATAAGGAGCAATTGGAAAAAGTAATCCAGAATATTCCGCTGCGGCGCATGGGTAAGGTTGAAGATGTAGCTTCGGTAGTGGCTTTTTTAGCTTCTGATGAGGCCGCCTACGTTACCGGATCTACTTACTTTGTTGATGGCGGATTAACTTATCATTACGAAGAACAGTAA
- a CDS encoding NUDIX hydrolase — MKEYSKQPHYLVAVDCIVFGFDGEHLKILLVKRGLEPEINKWSLMGGFVGPNETPDDAANRVLKKTTGLEGVYLEQLQVYGEPNRDPIERTFSVGYFALIDIHKYEAQLNDDHKAEWFLINDRPKLIFDHNQMVADARKKLRYKAALHPILFEMLPKKFTIPQLQILFEEVNDTKIDTRNFSRKITSTGLLIKLDEKDRSGSKKGAFYFKLDKKKYVANAQAFLNLVPQLKG, encoded by the coding sequence ATGAAAGAGTATTCGAAACAGCCACATTATCTCGTTGCGGTAGATTGCATTGTATTTGGATTTGACGGGGAACACCTCAAAATCCTCCTGGTAAAAAGGGGCCTGGAACCCGAAATAAACAAGTGGAGTTTAATGGGTGGCTTTGTTGGCCCCAATGAAACGCCCGACGATGCAGCAAATCGGGTACTTAAAAAAACAACTGGCCTCGAAGGCGTTTACCTCGAACAGTTACAGGTGTATGGCGAACCTAATCGCGACCCGATTGAGCGGACATTTTCGGTGGGTTATTTTGCCTTAATTGATATTCATAAATATGAGGCGCAATTGAACGACGACCATAAAGCTGAATGGTTTTTAATTAACGATCGTCCGAAATTGATATTCGATCATAACCAGATGGTTGCTGATGCGAGGAAAAAATTAAGGTACAAAGCGGCGCTGCATCCGATTTTATTTGAAATGTTGCCCAAAAAATTCACTATTCCCCAACTTCAGATTCTTTTTGAAGAAGTGAATGATACGAAAATCGATACCCGAAATTTTAGCCGGAAGATTACCTCAACTGGCCTTCTCATTAAACTGGATGAAAAAGACCGGTCGGGATCAAAAAAAGGAGCGTTTTACTTTAAGCTCGATAAGAAAAAGTACGTAGCAAATGCACAGGCATTTTTGAATCTGGTGCCTCAATTAAAGGGTTGA
- a CDS encoding UDP-glucose--hexose-1-phosphate uridylyltransferase: MDQAFELDNNPHTRLNILTGDWVLVSPHRTKRPWQGKVEDVTPDNRPDYDPKCYLCPGNGRADGDTNPDYTESFVFNNDFAALLPETPNGSLNEDGLLVAANQKGVCKVISFSPKHNLTLPEMSLEAITAVVNVWQSEFENLAAQEWIRYIQIFENKGEIMGCSNPHPHGQIWSQGDIPLEIVKETERQKTYYAVHRKSLLANYLKLELEKGERIVFQNDHFVALVPFWAVWPYEIMIVSKRHVNSIKLFTNAEKVALAEAIKVVTTKYDNLFETSFPYSAGMHQAPVNDGDYPEWHWHMHFYPPLLRSASVKKFMVGYEMLANPQRDITAEFAANRLRETSNVHYKISKAEN; encoded by the coding sequence ATGGATCAAGCTTTCGAATTAGATAATAACCCACACACCAGATTAAATATATTAACAGGGGATTGGGTTTTAGTTTCACCGCACCGTACAAAAAGGCCGTGGCAGGGAAAAGTAGAGGATGTTACTCCTGATAATCGCCCGGATTACGACCCCAAATGTTATTTATGCCCGGGAAACGGCAGGGCCGACGGGGATACGAATCCTGATTATACGGAAAGCTTTGTTTTTAACAACGATTTCGCTGCGTTGCTGCCCGAAACTCCAAACGGAAGCCTGAACGAAGATGGATTATTGGTAGCCGCTAACCAAAAAGGAGTTTGTAAAGTGATTAGTTTTAGTCCTAAACACAACCTTACATTGCCCGAAATGAGTTTAGAGGCTATTACAGCGGTGGTAAACGTTTGGCAAAGTGAATTTGAAAACCTTGCAGCGCAAGAATGGATCAGGTATATTCAGATTTTTGAAAATAAAGGTGAAATTATGGGTTGCAGTAACCCGCATCCACATGGCCAAATCTGGTCGCAAGGCGATATTCCTTTAGAAATTGTTAAAGAAACCGAGCGTCAGAAAACCTATTACGCGGTACATAGAAAAAGCCTTTTGGCAAACTATTTAAAACTCGAACTGGAAAAAGGGGAGCGTATTGTATTTCAAAACGATCATTTTGTGGCCCTTGTTCCGTTTTGGGCGGTTTGGCCTTACGAAATTATGATTGTGAGCAAACGTCATGTCAACAGCATTAAACTGTTTACCAACGCTGAGAAAGTTGCCTTAGCGGAAGCCATAAAGGTAGTTACAACCAAATACGACAATCTTTTCGAAACCTCTTTCCCTTATTCGGCCGGTATGCATCAGGCGCCGGTAAACGATGGCGATTACCCGGAATGGCATTGGCATATGCATTTTTACCCGCCACTTTTACGTTCTGCATCTGTAAAGAAGTTTATGGTAGGTTACGAAATGCTGGCAAATCCACAACGAGATATTACGGCAGAGTTTGCTGCAAATCGCTTGCGGGAGACGTCGAATGTGCACTATAAAATCAGCAAAGCTGAAAATTAA
- a CDS encoding galactokinase: protein MNLQDLKSKFKALYNAEPLLVRSPGRINIIGEHTDYNDGFVMPAAIDKAIYVGISKRDDNEVHLFSASYQQSDVSSVTDLKKSENEWANYILGVADQIQKRGYKFGGFNFYIDGDVPLGAGLSSSAAVECATGYALDQLFGLNIEKMDIALIGQKAEQTFAGVNCGIMDQFASVFGKKDHATMLDCRSMEYSYIPLKLDGYKLVLLNTNVKHSLSDSAYNKRRASCEQGVAWVKEQYADVTSLRDVDMAMLDNCVKAKDKEVYTKCKFVIEEIERLQKAAEELKNGNLKALGKLMLETHEGLSADYEVSCAELDFLVDCVKPLDEVLGARMMGGGFGGCTINIIKEEKIPRLIEELTLKYEQQFGLKLGAYVVTTDDGTSVIS from the coding sequence ATGAATCTTCAAGATCTAAAATCTAAATTCAAAGCCCTTTATAATGCCGAGCCGCTGTTAGTTCGTTCGCCGGGAAGGATCAATATTATTGGCGAGCATACCGATTACAACGATGGCTTTGTAATGCCTGCTGCTATTGATAAGGCTATATATGTGGGCATTTCTAAACGGGATGACAATGAAGTGCACCTGTTTTCTGCAAGCTACCAGCAAAGCGATGTCTCATCGGTAACCGATTTAAAAAAGTCTGAAAACGAATGGGCAAATTACATTTTGGGGGTAGCCGATCAAATTCAAAAGCGAGGCTATAAATTCGGCGGCTTCAACTTTTACATTGATGGCGATGTGCCACTGGGTGCCGGGTTATCGTCGTCGGCAGCGGTAGAATGTGCAACAGGTTATGCACTCGATCAGCTATTTGGGCTAAATATTGAGAAGATGGATATTGCCTTGATCGGACAAAAAGCTGAGCAAACATTTGCGGGCGTTAACTGCGGTATTATGGATCAGTTTGCCTCAGTTTTTGGTAAAAAAGATCATGCTACAATGTTGGATTGCAGATCGATGGAATACAGCTACATTCCGTTGAAATTAGATGGCTATAAACTTGTGCTTTTAAATACCAACGTTAAACACTCCCTTTCTGATTCGGCTTACAACAAAAGACGGGCATCGTGCGAGCAGGGCGTAGCCTGGGTAAAGGAACAATACGCCGACGTAACGAGCCTTCGCGATGTTGATATGGCCATGTTGGATAACTGTGTAAAGGCGAAGGATAAAGAGGTGTACACCAAATGCAAATTTGTGATCGAAGAAATTGAACGCCTACAAAAAGCTGCAGAAGAACTGAAGAACGGCAACCTGAAAGCTTTGGGCAAATTGATGCTGGAAACGCACGAAGGATTAAGCGCTGATTACGAGGTAAGTTGTGCAGAGCTCGATTTTTTGGTTGATTGTGTAAAGCCGCTCGATGAGGTGCTTGGTGCACGGATGATGGGCGGCGGTTTTGGCGGCTGTACCATTAACATTATTAAAGAAGAAAAGATACCTCGGTTAATTGAGGAGCTCACCCTAAAATACGAGCAACAATTTGGATTGAAGCTTGGTGCTTACGTGGTAACAACGGATGATGGAACAAGTGTAATCAGTTAA